GACAAGCCTTGGTGTCACCAGCTCCTCCCACCTATGAGGAAGCCACTGCAGGTATGACAACACCTTGTCCCTTTCTATTCAATCAAAGTTAGTGTggcattatttaaaaaaaatgttcatgttttggGGTAATGCGGTAGTGATGGGATTACATAAGTATATGTTGGCAGTGTAAGTTTAAACCACCAAAAAGTCTTAAATATAAGTGTTCTCCAGGCACCAGTGCTCCTTGCTACAATGACGCTGAGATGCTCACAGAGTTCACCTGGGATGATCGCAACATCAGGAGGGTCTTCATCCGCAAGGTATCAAAAGCTTCATCATCACATTGGTCACAGTATTAGCTCTGCTATGAATGTTGTGTCTCACTGATAATTAATCTCAAAAACATTGTTAAACATGAAAGGACTGCCATGCCAGTAGATGTGTAATCATGCAAtcttttttcactgtaacttGCTTTCTTTTAGGTGTACACCATCTTGATGATCCAGCTTTTGGTCACTCTCGCTATTGTGGCTCTTTTCACATTCTGGTAAGTGTTAGTCCAatctttttcatgtttaacaGTTATTCTGATAAAATTCACTTGTACTTACTTAAGACTATGTTACTTTTAGTGACCCTGTGAAGGACTACATTCAAAGCAACCCTGGGTGGTACTGGGCCTCTTAGTAAGTAACAAGTGTCGGTAGTAATACACAGCTACTCTGTACTGTTGATGTCACTTCTAACAAAATAtctaatatttattttgtttaacaGTGCTGTATTCTTTGTCACTTATCTGACCCTATCTTGCTGCTCTGCACCAAGGTAAGTTAAAGTTTTCAAAATTAAAtatacaacattaaaaaaagaggtAAATCACCAACAGTGAAGTGAAACTTCAGTCTTTTATTCTTGCCTACAGGCGACAGTTTCCATGGAATCTGATTCTGCTTGCCATCTTTGTAAGTTCAAGGCAGctatttgtcatgtttttaataaatgttttcaattttgTTTCTCAATTTGAAATTTGTATTAAATAAGCACTGTTTTCAAGTCAAACCTACAGACTAAATGAATGCTCTCCAGTCACAACTTGTCCAAAGAGAGTTTaacaaatgtttgcattttcacacGACTCTCATATATTCCATTACAGACCCTGTCGCTGTCCTACATGACAGGGATGTTGTCCAGGTACACTTTTATGTTTTCTTATGTGACTGTCTCATGTTACTTTACATTGTGTTTTGCTCCTTTAGACCTAGCACAATggtatgttttttgttttaatagCTACTATAACACCAAGTCAGTGGTGATGTGTCTGggcatcacagcagcagtctgtctcCTGGTCACCATCTTCAGCTTCCAAACTAAGGtgagaaaaataacatgtttcCTTTTCTGTACTTTATATATTATCAGATGTATTTTATGCatgttgaaaacaaaaaccatgtATATGTTGGTTTAACATATTTGGCTTTGATTTCATGTGCTTTCTCCATCTAGTTTGACGTGACATCATACCAAGGCGTGCTCTTTGTCTTCTGCATGGTCATGTTCATCTCAGGCCTGGTGCTGGCACTCGTCCTCCCCTTTCAATATGTAAGTATGACTATCCAGATGAAGGTAGCACTAGTTGTGTGTCATATAAGTTAAAAAAATTTAGGATTTTCAGACAACCAAGATATAGATCAAGTAGGAATGtaattgacagaaaaatgtcGATTCATCTGTAAATTGAGATCATATTTAATAATTGTACCATCATATGCATTCAGATGTTACATAGTGTACCTTTCATGTTGTGATCTAAATACTGGAATCACTTCTAATCAAGTCATTCGTGCCATTTAGGTACCCTGGTTGGATGGCATCTACGCTGCCTTGGGGGCCATACTGTTTACCATGGTAAGAATATGGTCAAGACAGTCAAGCTATTATTGATAGAAATACTCATGTATTGGAAActatcagaatcagaaacaaacaaaaagatgtcttatttgctgttttattttctgttgcagtTTTTGGCATTTGACACCCAGCTTCTCATGGGGAACAAGCGCTACACCATGAGTCCAGAGGAGTACGTCTTCGCCACTCTCAACATCTACCTAGATATCATCTacatcttctccttcttcctccaaATCTTTGGAACAAAACGGGAGTAAACCGTCACCCTACCTGTCTCACCTACAGACAGGGGATGCACCAGTATGGCAATTTAGGCAAACAAGACAAGAGTCTTTTAAAATTTtggtgatggtgatgacagTGCTTCCAATTGCAATGGcttttggcattttgttttgtgttttgttttgtgtttttttgcctgATACCAATAAGATCATAAATACTTTGGGAATTTCTTGTACAGGTATACATGTACATAGACCCGTCAGTATTCACATCCAACATGTCGAgcatctttccctcctctctggcATGTTGTGAACCTACATCATGGAGTTAGCTTACTAGCTTTACCAGCCAGACGCATTCAGTGATCTGTGATTGCCCTCCATTTAACGTAGATAAATTGTAACTGTGAGTGTTCATCTGAAGCTGTATGGGTGTTGTTGTTCCTTGACTGCCTAGATATCGCAAATCTCCTGCAAACAATAGATGTCAGTGCTCTCTAAGAGGTATTTGATCTGTAATACATTATGCGTGACTCTTAAAAAAAGCCCTAACTATGCCAAGTGTATATAGTCATCACATCATTGGACTATAGCTGTAGGTACAGATTTAGTGATGGAAAGCACATGTTACTTTAAAAAAGCCTCAAAAACTTAAATACTTCTCTTGTGTTCTCAATCATATCCAAAGTTGTCTCAATACTGTGAATTACAAGACACACTGCATAGAGTATGTGACATGTTCTGGCTTTTTGAATGACaatctgaaaatgttatttattggATTTTGGATGTTGCTATTCATTTATGCCTTGGTTTGTAACAGTGTATAGTATAGTTCCACTTAACTATGAGGCTGTCATTGATTGTCTGTACATTGTTGCAATGTTTATTATTTGTCTAAAATGCGAGTTTGTGCCTGAAATCTTTCATGCAAGATATTTAGTTTGAACAAACTGTGATTGTTGGCATTATATTTTCTTGATCTTAATATTATTTAAGcttattttttcagtttgaagGGGTGACATGCTAATTAAGTATAACATTAAATACATACGAACTGTGCCATACACGTGTGAATTTACAATAACTTTTGATAAGGCCTGCATATGTGGAGGGGCTTGAATGCTATATTTCATGACATCTGAAGTTTATTTTCTTATGACACAATGATATATTTTAGAAAGTGTGTGAGATAAAATGCTGAGTTTGAAGCTTGAAATGAATTTATAAGTCTTCTAAAGTGCCCTTGGATTACCTGTATTTGATGATATTGATGCAGTGTATTGTTTTAGAGCACCCTGCGTTTCACTGTAGCATTGGTGTTATTGTATTAATTTATTAAATGGTGAATGTGTATGAATTCACTCGCTGGCTCTCTCTGATTAAATAACAATGTGCTTTAACTCCTCtacattgcttttatttttagccTGTTACTAGATGAGGGCCATGTGGTGCTGCGTTGGCAGGTAATGATGTGCAGATGATACAATGATTGGCCATACATAGCTGAACCAGTGATCTTCCTGGACCTCCTAACTCATCAGTCCTGATGTTGTCTGATTATGACACCTTGTCATACTTAGTTGATATCAcactctgttttgtattttttaactttcattcaGTAAATATATGTGGTCATATGCAGTATGTAGCTGCCTGCTTTGGACTGAACATGTTTTCTTcctggtttgtgtttttgctatCTGACAATGTAATTGTTAACAGACTGAAGATACATTCTCAAAATCTATCAGAATATGTTATGCCTAATTATGATTAAGACGTGAGAACACACTTTATGACCGTATGTTTGCCATAAATATAGGTGTCCTATAATTATTTCGTTCAAAATATGATTAAAATCAGAAGAGACCAGATCTACTTGTGATAAAGATAAGGCTAAATGCATGTGTCCACATGTGATAGAGATGAGAAAATTGTGTTCAGAAGTTGATGCCGGTGAATGTGACGTAATATTAAATGGTCTCCACCAGTCTGCAATCAACCAGTAAAACTGGTGTACACTCAGACTTAGAGCTTCCAGTCATCCAATCACATTGTGCGATGGTTGAGCGTCCGGTTCAGCCATGTTGTGGTTTTGAATGAGGAAGAAGCGGGAGATAATATTCTTCAACGAGTTTATATGCATTTTAAAGTCACGTTAAGGATATATAAATGAGTTAGGgtgtgactgaaaatgaaagccGTTTTTTCGAAGGCGTTGGTTGCGACTTATCGCATTCCTATTGGAATTTAAACATACTTCTATAAATTAGCCGTTTAGCTAACAACGTTAGCTAGCAAGGTAGTTAGCATAGTGTGCTAGCTAGGCAACTAGCTAATTCTCGGCTAACTAGCTAACGGTTAGCTCGTTTCGTGGGGaagaaaaatgttatttgtgAAGAGTGCTAGCCTTTGAAGTAGCCCCAGCCAACCCGCCTCAGTCGAATGAAGCGCATTAGCCTCATTTGGTTTGACTATATTGACAGGTAGAGCAGCAGCTATAGCGATTTATCTTTAAACCAGCGGCGTTATTTGTAAAACTTTTGAGCCATGCTGAATAAAATCTACGAATGGATAGAAACAAGCTTTGCCAATCTTCGCAATGGTTTACCAGCTGCGGAGCACTCTGGTGCACACCGGGCACCTGGAGATGgtcagatgaggaggaaaagaccAGTTGAATGGTATGTGCTGTAACTGCGTTATTCAGTTGAGAGCGCGTAATCGAAAGTCGGTGTGTTTAAAAAGACACGGAATTAAATTGACCCCAAGTTGCTTTTAAGTTATTTATTGACTCAGTGTAATCGCCATTTCTGTAAAACCGCCATTCATTACCTCGGTGCTCATTCAGTGTTTCAACCATTTGTTAGAGTTTGAACGAAACAGTTTATTTAGAgattttcaaaatgaatgaaatgtgttttaactgTCTGGCATCAATCTGTTCTCTCCTTAAGTTTGGAAGATGGACATAACGTCGACCAAGATGGCTTAATGATAAAGAAATCTCGAATGGGTAAATAATGACTGCATGCTATGGTGTGAGGATATAGTTAAATCAGTATTAGCCTACTTATAGTGTTATCTGTTGGTCCGTGTCAATTTTCTCAAGGGGATCTTATTGATTCAGTCAAGACTGCAGCTGAAGGGGTTAAGACTCATAGCTCCGTTGTGGCTACATGGATGAGGAACAACGTGAGCCCTACCTTGAGAAATATACTGCCTGCCTCTCCTGGTCccccacctggagaaccacagcCCTCAACATCAGCAGCTGTCTGGGCAGGGAGGCCGGTAAGGAATTAATTTTTGGGGCTTTACTGCAGGTaatgtcaaaacatttttgcctttatttgaagatgtctgtttttggtttttaagaTTGTTGAAAGGAACTCTCTGGATGAGACGTTTGCTGCTCCTTCCACCACTTTGGCATGGAAATCATCCAAATCAGGTAAGATTACCACTTAAAGCGTTGTATAAGCTTTTGATCAAGGTTGGTTGTGCTTGTAGAGGCTTTAAGCTCTTGGAGATAAGTTAATTattctactgttttttttttccagctttagAATGCTTGCGTAATGAGAAGTCAACTATGGGATCAAAAGTCTGTAGGCGACAAGTGTGCATGAGTCCGACACATCGTGAAGTGCCAAAAACAAATGGGCACTCATTCAACTTGCCAAACCCCATCACCCCTGAATTGCAAACCTCTCCACGGTTAGGCAGGCCGCTAAACCTCCGACCACATGGAATGCCAAGGTATGCTTTATATCTCAGTTTTTCCCTGGAGAACAAAACTTTGGACATTTCAAgaattgttttttgttacatCATGTATCATTATACTGTGCAAACTACTGTCAGATGATGCTTGATTACcactctgtcattttctgtctgcagttcaTTTAGTGGATTGGCAAGCAGCTCTTGCACCAGCATGTATGAGAAGACCTTTCCCATCAAAGTGGTGCAGAGTCCAACACACAGCACCTCATCTGGCCGTGCACACAGGGTCAGGCCCCAATGCACAGCACAGGAGGTCAGACATCAGTCTAAAAATTGGCACCAAGTGATTCCTTCTAAATCAGTTGTTGCATATCTTGGTTAACTTCattgttctcctctgtgtttgtccagtCTGTTcttgaagaggagaaggaggtctACAGGCAGCTTTTGACCATGGTCTCTGGTGGTCAGTCATCGTTCCTGCACAACGGCAACTCACATGCCATCATGAGGTCACACAGAGATTTGTACGTATCCTTACAAATGCAGTAGATTTTAATAATGCCATACTGAAACCATTAATGAAATATGTAAAGGGATGCAGAGTTATGGGTGCATTGAATACTGAGAGAATTCAGTCACAGGCCAGTGGGGGGCCCCACAAGCATTTGGACTTGAAAGCAGTGTTCAAAAACTCTCCCCTCTGTTTAGTCTGCGATGTCAGATTAAACGAGTTATTACTTGCAATGCGGTGCCTTCAGATTTCAAAGAGAAATTTCTGATTCAGTCAAGTTAAACCATGATTGTATTtcacaacaacagaacaataTTAGTATCAGTATATGCACAAAGTTTTAAGTAGTTATTGAACCTAATCCATCTTTTGTTCACCATTGTGCCATAGTTGAGGAATATTCAATGGTAGTTGCatgtattatatattttgtAGCTGGAACTGGCATGCAAGGAAACAACTACAACTTTGTATGAGGCTTTACTACAATTGCCCTTACATATAGGTTAGCGAATTTAGACGATCAGTACATTTTAATAGTGCTATATCTATCCTTTATCACTGGACTGTGCTGTGCTTAATCGCTGTCTTTTTCTCATCAGTACCAGCTTCCTGACCACCAGCCGCAGACTGTTACAGTTCTCTTCCCCCACTgggtcagcagcaggaggaactTCAGAGGCACCCAGCAGTCCCCCCAGTCCCAGGGGCATGTCAAGCCAGAGCTCCAGCAACCTCCACAGCCCAGTGGGGACCTTCAACAGGCCAGGGACTCAGACATGGTCTCTGGACACAGACCTCAGCTCCAGCAGAGCAGCTACTCTCACATCAGCTCCCTCCCCATCTGCTCTGCAGGATAACTCCTCTCAGGACACACAATCATCAGGTACAATTCTCACCAACTTCCTTGTACACTTCATGGAAACGTAGGCATAGTGTGATGGGATACCGTAAGTGAATGGAATATTTGTTTGCTTCTGTATTTCTTCTTGGGTTGTAATCTCCTTGTCTTTTCTTGCAGCTCATGATGGTGACTCTGTAATTATTGTAAATGAGCAAAAGGGTAAAAAACAAGACAGCTCAAGGTCAGTATTTGTCTTTATTCATTCCTGGTATTTTTTATCTTACATTGTTTTATCATAATCTACAAATCATTAATAGTAATGTGTAATATGATAACAAGTTATGCAAGCATGATCCAAGATGTAGACATCTAAACATGTCACGCCGGATGCTGTGGAGTTCGTTCATATTTTAAATATAAACTGAATTCATATCAACACACAATGCCTTTGTCTATGATACCTAAGTGTGAGTACatggaataaaaacaatgaCTTAAGTCAACAAAGCTGTCAGCTCAAGTGTTTCTCTTGTATACACAGTAACATACTTCTCTGTCTTTACAGTGTGCCATGTTTCCAGGCTGAGTTATGGATCAAAGAACTGTAAGTAGCCCCCTGTGTGTTAAATTATATAATTGATCCACTGTTCACTGATACTGTGTTTGAATAAAGGAAAT
This region of Chaetodon auriga isolate fChaAug3 chromosome 10, fChaAug3.hap1, whole genome shotgun sequence genomic DNA includes:
- the senp1 gene encoding sentrin-specific protease 1 isoform X1 is translated as MLNKIYEWIETSFANLRNGLPAAEHSGAHRAPGDGQMRRKRPVECLEDGHNVDQDGLMIKKSRMGDLIDSVKTAAEGVKTHSSVVATWMRNNVSPTLRNILPASPGPPPGEPQPSTSAAVWAGRPIVERNSLDETFAAPSTTLAWKSSKSALECLRNEKSTMGSKVCRRQVCMSPTHREVPKTNGHSFNLPNPITPELQTSPRLGRPLNLRPHGMPSSFSGLASSSCTSMYEKTFPIKVVQSPTHSTSSGRAHRVRPQCTAQESVLEEEKEVYRQLLTMVSGGQSSFLHNGNSHAIMRSHRDFTSFLTTSRRLLQFSSPTGSAAGGTSEAPSSPPSPRGMSSQSSSNLHSPVGTFNRPGTQTWSLDTDLSSSRAATLTSAPSPSALQDNSSQDTQSSAHDGDSVIIVNEQKGKKQDSSSVPCFQAELWIKELTSMYDSRARERRRQIEEQEALAAQLLRQRLSEEGQRSPDVEVHVRVPLEKEVPLTLVIEEPKPLEERPEFPELTEDMEAEVNRVLRGGSYHEVLSEGFGLSLTRKDLQTLSNLNWLNDEVINFYMNLLVERSKDPSLPSVNTFNTFFYPKLRSSGYSAVRRWTKKMDIFSKDILLVPVHLGVHWCLSVVDFRKKAILYFDSMGGNNDEACRILFDYLQQESKDKKGKELDTSGWTLHSKKRNEIPQQMNGSDCGMFTCKYADYITKDKPITFTQKHMPYFRRRMVWEIVNHKLL
- the LOC143327137 gene encoding protein lifeguard 2-like — translated: MTQGKLLLANKTTNGSSSGQALVSPAPPTYEEATAGTSAPCYNDAEMLTEFTWDDRNIRRVFIRKVYTILMIQLLVTLAIVALFTFCDPVKDYIQSNPGWYWASYAVFFVTYLTLSCCSAPRRQFPWNLILLAIFTLSLSYMTGMLSSYYNTKSVVMCLGITAAVCLLVTIFSFQTKFDVTSYQGVLFVFCMVMFISGLVLALVLPFQYVPWLDGIYAALGAILFTMFLAFDTQLLMGNKRYTMSPEEYVFATLNIYLDIIYIFSFFLQIFGTKRE
- the senp1 gene encoding sentrin-specific protease 1 isoform X2, with amino-acid sequence MLNKIYEWIETSFANLRNGLPAAEHSGAHRAPGDGQMRRKRPVECLEDGHNVDQDGLMIKKSRMVKTAAEGVKTHSSVVATWMRNNVSPTLRNILPASPGPPPGEPQPSTSAAVWAGRPIVERNSLDETFAAPSTTLAWKSSKSALECLRNEKSTMGSKVCRRQVCMSPTHREVPKTNGHSFNLPNPITPELQTSPRLGRPLNLRPHGMPSSFSGLASSSCTSMYEKTFPIKVVQSPTHSTSSGRAHRVRPQCTAQESVLEEEKEVYRQLLTMVSGGQSSFLHNGNSHAIMRSHRDFTSFLTTSRRLLQFSSPTGSAAGGTSEAPSSPPSPRGMSSQSSSNLHSPVGTFNRPGTQTWSLDTDLSSSRAATLTSAPSPSALQDNSSQDTQSSAHDGDSVIIVNEQKGKKQDSSSVPCFQAELWIKELTSMYDSRARERRRQIEEQEALAAQLLRQRLSEEGQRSPDVEVHVRVPLEKEVPLTLVIEEPKPLEERPEFPELTEDMEAEVNRVLRGGSYHEVLSEGFGLSLTRKDLQTLSNLNWLNDEVINFYMNLLVERSKDPSLPSVNTFNTFFYPKLRSSGYSAVRRWTKKMDIFSKDILLVPVHLGVHWCLSVVDFRKKAILYFDSMGGNNDEACRILFDYLQQESKDKKGKELDTSGWTLHSKKRNEIPQQMNGSDCGMFTCKYADYITKDKPITFTQKHMPYFRRRMVWEIVNHKLL